A window from Rhizosphaericola mali encodes these proteins:
- a CDS encoding DUF5695 domain-containing protein, translated as MRFIKHLFFIILVLIQLKTIGQNHQIWETKNEVFQMGWDSSGLSELHILRDTFPLNYIAPSKSLGNVDIQFLLAGKWFNWHLDADKDKQFVIDKNTIVFNHQFNGLSVELAFIVSENALRYEIRIKNHNKNNVLLGSLGIPIVYNGLEGEDPTTIFERRVLKHSFVSGNGSFLFFERPTGVGPYLLMTPCENTSLEYYKVDSLGPDSSVYKVYTLSKCLADSNVSTWRQPLTDQVLQSDQEIVYSFKFQKATNYADIKVILHKDSLPVIDILPGMTIPSNLEANISIVSLLPMEEILSEYPSATNIQFIKTLKNGKSLYKVKFHHLGENKLTLLYGKGRKTYLEFFVTEPLGTLYKKRADFLTNTEQVKDSLKWYNGLFANWNMQKQELATPDNPLNLINGVSYAIASDDPALCKAPFLALKNVSYPNTKEIAALEYYIAHFVWNGLQKTDTAGLHPYGIYGTPNWYTNKYIEQRRKYTNKNLDKDHVWRSYDYPHIMALYFYLAQIAEKYPSLVHYADSTEYLKRAKETAKAYFKYPYDILPWYDTYKWGCYNELEIVPLMEKLRQVGWQKDADTLQREWEKKVKYFIYDDRYPYRSEYSIDATAFESSHAFAKYALSYQMQPDSLLWYDKNLKKWYSHPHISDSASHRYMEEQIQANIALRGWLENAYYLKGSDYRGGNDAYMLSYMAQMGGWAVLDYALHYSQSPNTYLPLGYASYLSSFALINSGSKETNYGFWYPGKINDGASGWAFEPQRQNRTWLNMVQRRGPWVYDGEIDLGFTGALRSARTILTMEPDWGMYVYGGTLSENKNSYCIYPKDGLNQRFNSMLPALPLEITLDRDGFLSQFNAIEISKTTKKITLRLENRTNDAHQLTITIQNLPHHTYQIYQDGNRIVTKTVNETKMILVIPFKKKTTTLTIQIK; from the coding sequence ATGCGTTTTATAAAGCATTTATTTTTTATAATTTTAGTATTAATTCAATTAAAAACAATTGGACAAAATCATCAAATTTGGGAGACGAAAAATGAGGTATTTCAAATGGGATGGGATAGTTCTGGACTTAGTGAACTACATATTTTACGAGATACATTTCCCTTAAATTATATTGCTCCTAGTAAAAGTTTGGGTAATGTAGATATTCAGTTTTTATTAGCAGGCAAATGGTTTAATTGGCATCTCGATGCAGATAAGGATAAGCAATTTGTAATTGATAAAAATACAATCGTTTTTAATCATCAATTTAACGGCTTGTCTGTAGAACTAGCATTTATTGTAAGTGAGAATGCTCTACGCTATGAAATACGCATTAAGAACCACAATAAGAATAACGTTTTATTAGGTAGTCTGGGTATTCCTATTGTGTATAATGGATTAGAAGGAGAGGATCCAACTACGATATTTGAAAGAAGAGTCCTGAAACATAGTTTTGTTTCTGGTAATGGTTCTTTTTTGTTCTTTGAAAGACCTACGGGCGTTGGTCCGTATTTACTGATGACACCTTGTGAAAATACTTCATTGGAATATTACAAAGTAGATAGCCTAGGTCCAGATTCAAGCGTTTATAAAGTTTATACTTTGTCCAAATGTCTTGCGGACAGCAATGTCAGTACTTGGAGACAACCTCTAACAGATCAAGTATTACAGTCAGATCAGGAAATAGTTTATTCTTTTAAGTTTCAAAAGGCTACGAACTATGCAGATATTAAAGTTATTCTGCATAAAGATAGTCTTCCTGTGATTGATATTCTTCCTGGAATGACGATTCCTTCTAATCTTGAGGCGAATATTTCGATTGTTTCTTTATTACCTATGGAGGAGATTTTATCTGAATATCCATCGGCTACAAATATTCAATTTATTAAAACATTAAAGAATGGCAAGTCTTTATATAAAGTCAAATTTCATCATTTAGGTGAAAATAAATTGACCCTCCTTTATGGGAAAGGGCGCAAGACTTATTTGGAGTTTTTTGTAACAGAACCATTGGGCACGCTTTATAAGAAGAGAGCGGACTTTTTAACTAATACCGAACAGGTAAAAGATTCTCTTAAATGGTATAATGGTTTGTTTGCTAATTGGAATATGCAAAAGCAAGAATTAGCAACCCCAGATAATCCTTTGAATCTGATTAATGGTGTTTCCTACGCAATAGCAAGTGATGATCCTGCACTATGTAAAGCTCCATTTCTAGCTTTGAAAAATGTTAGTTATCCCAATACAAAAGAAATAGCGGCATTAGAATACTATATAGCACATTTTGTTTGGAATGGATTGCAAAAGACAGATACGGCAGGCTTGCATCCATATGGTATCTACGGCACACCGAATTGGTATACTAACAAATATATTGAGCAAAGAAGAAAGTATACGAATAAGAATTTGGATAAAGATCACGTGTGGCGTTCCTATGATTATCCGCATATCATGGCACTATATTTTTACTTAGCTCAGATTGCGGAAAAATATCCTTCTTTAGTTCATTATGCAGATAGTACTGAATATTTAAAACGGGCAAAAGAAACGGCTAAGGCATATTTTAAATATCCTTATGATATTCTTCCGTGGTACGATACTTATAAGTGGGGATGTTATAATGAATTAGAAATTGTTCCGTTGATGGAAAAATTGCGTCAAGTAGGCTGGCAAAAAGATGCGGATACGCTACAACGGGAATGGGAAAAAAAGGTGAAGTATTTTATATACGATGATCGTTATCCATATCGTTCCGAATATAGTATTGATGCTACAGCTTTTGAGTCTAGTCACGCATTTGCCAAGTATGCATTATCGTATCAGATGCAACCAGATTCTTTGTTATGGTATGATAAAAATCTAAAAAAATGGTATTCGCATCCCCATATTTCGGACTCAGCTTCTCATCGTTATATGGAAGAACAAATACAAGCGAATATTGCACTACGTGGGTGGTTAGAAAATGCATATTATTTAAAAGGTTCAGACTATAGAGGCGGTAATGACGCGTATATGTTGAGTTATATGGCCCAGATGGGTGGGTGGGCAGTATTAGACTACGCACTACATTATTCCCAATCGCCCAATACGTATCTACCTCTTGGCTATGCTTCGTATCTTAGTTCATTTGCGCTGATCAATTCAGGTTCGAAAGAAACAAATTACGGGTTTTGGTATCCGGGAAAAATAAATGATGGTGCAAGTGGTTGGGCATTTGAACCACAACGCCAAAATCGTACTTGGTTAAATATGGTTCAGAGGCGTGGTCCTTGGGTGTATGACGGCGAAATTGATCTCGGCTTTACAGGTGCTTTAAGATCGGCGAGGACGATATTGACTATGGAGCCAGATTGGGGTATGTATGTTTATGGTGGCACACTTTCTGAAAATAAAAATAGTTATTGTATTTATCCTAAAGATGGATTAAATCAACGATTTAATAGTATGTTACCAGCACTTCCTTTGGAAATTACATTGGATCGTGATGGTTTTCTTTCTCAATTTAATGCAATTGAGATATCAAAAACTACAAAAAAAATTACCTTGCGACTAGAAAATAGAACGAATGATGCTCATCAATTAACTATAACAATTCAAAATTTACCTCATCATACTTATCAGATCTATCAGGATGGGAATCGTATTGTTACAAAAACGGTAAATGAAACTAAGATGATATTAGTTATTCCATTTAAAAAGAAAACAACTACTCTAACTATTCAAATAAAATAA
- a CDS encoding DUF6055 domain-containing protein has protein sequence MNRIYFYIIIFLLIGIRGLSQFSVKELFIPEKLWKVPEHNNFNDTASKYNRNYMRQSADVAIIWPKNFGLHPELLTDPTKRFNPDSILDASESFYKYYVDTLGFVEKGNSISDKYKILFVVCDDDDGTAYGGGSEENPKIGILWTPTSRISYAPYGAVAHELGHVFQTFVSTDGGVGFTSAGQSLYEMTSQYMLWQVYPTWMIFENYHVKAFEKQTYLAFLHPDNMYHSPFILEYWSEKYGKNIIGKLWKSAEKGEDVVVTYKRIQKVSQKTFNNEMFDADRHLITWDLKRIKDLARPYANQFSTKLDTLSTGWLKSDSINLPQNYGFNAIEIPKQYVVNGKVNIQFKGLSTDTNAGWRYGFVAVDQELHTTYGKTENHTKGKIKFQIPANTTHLWFVVMGAPQQHTIVNLDPPKGQKKQTFASYPYQFKLL, from the coding sequence ATGAATAGAATCTATTTTTACATTATAATATTTTTACTCATAGGAATTCGCGGTTTGAGTCAATTTTCTGTAAAAGAATTATTTATTCCTGAGAAACTATGGAAAGTTCCGGAACATAATAATTTCAATGATACGGCAAGTAAATATAATCGTAATTATATGCGTCAATCAGCAGATGTCGCGATCATTTGGCCGAAAAATTTTGGACTACATCCTGAGTTATTAACAGATCCAACAAAAAGATTTAATCCCGATAGTATTCTTGATGCGAGCGAATCCTTTTACAAATACTATGTTGATACTTTAGGATTTGTAGAAAAAGGTAATTCGATTTCAGATAAATATAAAATTCTATTTGTTGTTTGTGACGATGACGATGGTACCGCCTATGGTGGTGGTTCTGAAGAGAATCCCAAAATTGGTATTCTTTGGACGCCAACTTCCCGTATTTCATATGCACCTTATGGCGCAGTCGCTCACGAATTGGGACATGTTTTCCAGACTTTCGTAAGTACCGACGGTGGTGTTGGATTTACATCGGCAGGTCAATCTCTATACGAAATGACTTCGCAATATATGCTTTGGCAAGTGTATCCAACTTGGATGATATTTGAAAATTATCATGTAAAAGCATTTGAAAAGCAAACCTATTTGGCATTTTTACATCCTGATAATATGTATCATTCTCCATTTATTTTGGAATATTGGTCTGAAAAATATGGGAAAAATATTATCGGTAAACTTTGGAAAAGTGCAGAAAAAGGAGAAGATGTTGTGGTTACTTATAAAAGAATCCAAAAAGTATCTCAGAAGACTTTTAATAACGAAATGTTTGATGCGGATCGTCATTTAATAACTTGGGACTTAAAGAGAATAAAGGATCTTGCTCGACCTTATGCAAATCAATTTTCTACAAAATTGGATACGCTGTCTACTGGTTGGTTAAAATCTGATTCAATTAACCTACCTCAAAACTATGGTTTTAATGCAATAGAAATCCCCAAACAATATGTAGTAAATGGCAAGGTAAATATTCAATTTAAAGGATTGTCAACGGATACAAATGCGGGTTGGAGATATGGTTTTGTTGCCGTGGATCAAGAGTTGCACACAACTTATGGAAAAACTGAAAATCATACAAAAGGAAAGATAAAATTTCAAATTCCTGCTAATACGACGCATTTGTGGTTTGTAGTAATGGGAGCTCCTCAGCAACATACTATAGTAAATTTGGATCCTCCAAAGGGACAGAAAAAGCAAACTTTTGCATCGTATCCATACCAATTCAAATTGTTATAA
- a CDS encoding alpha-L-arabinofuranosidase C-terminal domain-containing protein produces MSGKLNSFDSMILSKKNFYKYSFAASLICSFGYLNAQTAKISIHADQFGAKVSPTLHGAFFEEISHGGEGGLYAELIQNRGFEDSQVPLGDTIKDGKLIPPRTPHYSIDNGKGISDWWMPWTVKSDFPAWSAVNSDDVQLSLTDKNPLNSATPHSLQIEIKKDGAITGVQNEGFWGINIQKGETYLLKFYVYTDGNYDGKAQASLVSKNGSNLLNKSFTITRKKGWVLYTAELTSTVTDPKAHFELTFYKQGTIQLDFVSLFPKHTFKNRPNGLRADLAQKIADLKPSFLRWPGGCFVEGVNIQSAPDWKETIGPVESRKSTFSVWDYYTSNGFGYDEYLRYCEDIGAKALYVFNVGISCEMRSGTYVTGDTVQQYIQSALDAISYAIDPVTTKWGAERAKNGHPKPYPLEYVEVGNEQHGELYGKRYNLFYNAIHSKYPQIKIIANMGIGDVDPNTLKYMDHVQYSDEHSYKGAYWSMANYNHFDSYPRDKGWDVYVGEYATNNGVGRGNIIASLSDAVYIMGMEKNGDLVTMSSYAPLLVNVNDEDWPVNLINFDNEKSFARISYYMLKMMNENKPTINIHSDVKLEQPANVLNDAFKGGIGLATWDTHSEYKDIEIIQKGKTVYSSDFINHPDEWKGLRGDWRIKDSAYVQNADGAQTFAYLPNHSLSDYTLTLKARKLDGYNGFIIPFAVKDSNTFDRIHIGAWVNAVTLVESVTNGYDVGNLSSPARLPFKIEKDKWYDIRVEVHGDSVAAYMDNQLLIKYKEPSKYFLLSGVDKAKNEIIVKVVNAYNVPYISKIDLSGITKVAKTGTITTLSADKPDAENSFAYPTKYIPTNHVINNVSKDFEIKVAPYSFNIIRIKMLK; encoded by the coding sequence ATGAGTGGAAAGTTAAATAGTTTTGATAGTATGATTTTGAGTAAGAAAAATTTTTATAAATATAGTTTTGCCGCGAGCTTGATTTGTTCTTTTGGGTATTTAAATGCTCAGACAGCAAAGATTTCCATTCATGCGGACCAATTTGGTGCAAAAGTTTCCCCTACACTTCATGGTGCATTTTTCGAAGAAATTTCGCATGGTGGAGAAGGTGGTTTGTATGCAGAATTAATCCAGAATAGAGGTTTCGAAGATTCGCAAGTTCCATTGGGTGATACGATTAAAGATGGAAAATTAATTCCACCAAGAACGCCGCACTATTCTATCGATAATGGTAAAGGTATTTCGGATTGGTGGATGCCATGGACTGTTAAATCGGATTTTCCTGCATGGTCAGCCGTGAATTCAGACGATGTTCAATTATCACTAACAGATAAAAACCCATTGAATAGTGCAACACCTCATAGTTTGCAAATAGAAATTAAAAAGGATGGTGCCATAACAGGTGTACAAAATGAAGGTTTTTGGGGGATTAATATTCAAAAAGGAGAAACTTATTTACTCAAATTTTATGTATACACGGATGGTAACTATGACGGCAAGGCTCAAGCTAGTTTAGTATCCAAAAATGGATCTAATTTGCTCAATAAATCATTTACTATTACTAGAAAAAAAGGTTGGGTTCTATATACTGCGGAGTTAACTTCTACAGTTACAGATCCTAAAGCACATTTTGAATTAACTTTTTATAAACAAGGAACTATTCAGTTAGATTTTGTTTCTCTTTTTCCAAAGCATACATTTAAAAACCGACCTAATGGGCTGCGTGCGGATTTAGCACAAAAAATTGCAGATTTAAAACCTAGTTTTTTACGTTGGCCAGGAGGTTGTTTTGTAGAAGGTGTTAATATTCAATCTGCTCCTGATTGGAAAGAAACGATTGGTCCAGTGGAATCTCGTAAATCGACTTTTAGTGTTTGGGATTACTATACAAGTAATGGATTCGGATATGATGAATACTTGCGTTATTGCGAAGACATAGGTGCAAAAGCTTTATACGTTTTCAATGTTGGTATTTCTTGTGAGATGCGTAGTGGAACTTATGTTACTGGTGATACAGTGCAACAATATATCCAAAGTGCTTTGGACGCAATCTCGTATGCCATAGATCCAGTTACAACTAAATGGGGGGCTGAAAGAGCCAAAAATGGACATCCTAAACCTTATCCATTGGAATATGTAGAAGTGGGTAACGAGCAACATGGCGAACTATACGGTAAACGATATAATTTATTTTATAACGCTATTCATTCTAAATATCCACAGATAAAAATCATTGCTAATATGGGTATTGGTGACGTGGATCCCAATACACTTAAATACATGGATCACGTACAATACTCCGATGAACATTCTTATAAAGGTGCTTATTGGTCTATGGCGAACTATAATCATTTTGATTCCTATCCTAGGGATAAAGGTTGGGATGTATATGTCGGGGAATATGCGACTAATAACGGTGTAGGTCGAGGTAATATTATTGCATCCTTGAGCGATGCGGTGTATATTATGGGTATGGAAAAAAATGGTGATTTGGTTACAATGAGTAGCTATGCGCCTTTATTAGTCAATGTCAATGACGAAGATTGGCCGGTGAACTTGATCAATTTTGATAATGAAAAAAGTTTCGCACGTATTTCCTATTACATGTTAAAAATGATGAATGAAAATAAGCCGACTATAAATATTCATTCTGATGTAAAATTAGAACAACCTGCTAATGTGTTGAATGATGCATTTAAAGGAGGTATTGGTTTGGCTACTTGGGATACGCATTCGGAATATAAGGATATAGAAATTATTCAAAAGGGCAAAACAGTATATTCTTCTGATTTTATAAATCATCCTGATGAATGGAAAGGTTTACGTGGTGATTGGAGGATAAAAGATAGCGCCTACGTGCAAAATGCAGATGGTGCACAGACTTTTGCATATTTACCCAATCATAGTTTATCCGATTATACATTAACATTAAAAGCACGTAAATTAGATGGCTATAATGGATTTATCATTCCTTTTGCTGTAAAAGATTCTAATACATTTGATCGGATACACATAGGTGCTTGGGTAAATGCGGTTACTTTAGTTGAGTCCGTTACGAATGGTTATGATGTTGGAAATCTTAGTTCGCCTGCAAGATTGCCATTTAAAATTGAAAAAGATAAATGGTACGATATTCGAGTAGAGGTGCATGGTGATAGTGTGGCGGCATATATGGATAACCAACTATTGATTAAGTATAAAGAACCTTCCAAATATTTTTTATTATCAGGTGTTGATAAAGCTAAAAATGAAATTATAGTAAAAGTTGTCAATGCATATAATGTACCTTATATATCTAAAATAGATTTGTCCGGAATTACGAAAGTCGCTAAAACTGGAACGATAACTACCTTGTCAGCCGATAAGCCTGATGCGGAAAATTCGTTCGCATATCCAACAAAATATATCCCAACAAATCATGTAATAAATAATGTGTCAAAAGATTTTGAAATAAAAGTAGCGCCTTATTCTTTTAATATTATTCGAATAAAAATGTTGAAATAA
- a CDS encoding glycoside hydrolase family 97 protein — protein MLQRSLLFFSIFIFQNSFAQQAYTLQSPNNKLKANISISDSIRWNLSEDGSVVIKSGVAALAVEQYGVIGWNEKVKSLKKHSAKDIIYPTIPIRSKSIANNYNDLIIQLKSGSAIDFRLFNNGIAYSWITNFKDSINVTNEIVDIEFPSNKRVFWGSDNENKYLQSHYEQIFKETYLESVTDKQDACLPLYVGDKNNPKVLISESNLLDYSNLFFLGTNSTKIHGVFPKVIAKDTLYGDRGTKILENHNYIARTIGTRSFPWRVFMVANQDKDLLENNLVFQLASPNVLKETDWIKPGLVAWDWWNDNNIYGVNFKSGINNDTYKYYIDFAAKYKLPYLVLDEGWSKSTWDITHNANNIDVEELVRYGKSKNVDIILWTLWQPMDKDMETVLDTYQKWGVKGVKVDFMARADQYMVNFYERLASTAAKHRLMVDLHGAYKPVGLNRKYPNIVSYEGVKGLENYKWTDEEANPPHDVTIPFTRMVVGPMDYTPGAMRNVIKKNYKANVEMPMSEGTRAHQVAMYAVYESPLQMLADNPSNYLKDSSCTAYMTNFPTTWDSTVAIDGDIKEFVLVARKHGNNWYIGGLNNWNKRELDFKLDFLDKNTNYKVQIFKDGVNADKFAEDYILETAHWKQNDAVHISMQSGGGWSAILTKE, from the coding sequence ATGTTACAACGATCCTTACTTTTTTTTTCAATATTTATTTTTCAGAATAGTTTCGCCCAACAAGCCTATACGCTTCAATCGCCAAATAATAAATTAAAGGCCAATATTTCCATCTCTGATAGTATTCGCTGGAATTTATCAGAAGATGGAAGTGTTGTTATTAAATCAGGAGTCGCTGCTTTGGCTGTAGAACAATATGGCGTCATTGGATGGAATGAAAAGGTAAAAAGTTTAAAAAAACATTCTGCTAAGGATATTATATATCCTACCATACCCATAAGATCAAAGTCTATAGCCAATAATTATAATGATTTAATTATTCAGTTGAAATCTGGTTCCGCTATTGATTTTAGATTGTTCAACAATGGAATTGCTTATAGTTGGATCACTAACTTTAAAGATTCAATCAATGTAACCAATGAAATTGTAGATATTGAATTTCCTAGTAATAAGCGCGTATTTTGGGGTTCTGATAATGAAAACAAATATTTGCAATCGCATTATGAGCAAATATTTAAGGAAACCTATTTAGAAAGTGTGACAGATAAACAAGATGCATGTTTGCCCCTATATGTAGGTGATAAAAATAATCCTAAAGTATTAATTTCTGAATCTAATTTGTTAGATTATTCCAATTTGTTTTTCCTTGGGACGAATTCAACAAAAATCCATGGTGTATTTCCCAAAGTCATAGCAAAAGATACTTTATATGGGGATAGAGGAACTAAAATTTTGGAAAATCACAATTATATAGCACGTACTATTGGTACGCGTAGTTTCCCATGGCGTGTGTTTATGGTAGCCAATCAGGACAAAGATTTATTGGAAAATAATCTAGTATTTCAATTAGCAAGTCCTAATGTTTTGAAAGAAACGGATTGGATCAAACCAGGGCTTGTAGCTTGGGATTGGTGGAATGATAATAATATCTATGGCGTTAATTTCAAATCAGGAATTAATAATGACACTTATAAATACTATATTGATTTCGCGGCAAAATACAAATTACCTTATTTAGTTTTAGATGAAGGTTGGTCTAAATCAACTTGGGATATAACGCATAATGCCAACAATATAGATGTTGAAGAACTTGTACGTTATGGTAAATCTAAAAATGTAGATATTATTTTATGGACTTTGTGGCAGCCAATGGATAAAGACATGGAGACTGTTCTTGATACCTATCAAAAATGGGGCGTGAAAGGAGTGAAGGTTGATTTTATGGCACGAGCGGATCAGTATATGGTGAATTTTTATGAAAGATTGGCTTCTACTGCAGCGAAACATCGCCTCATGGTAGATCTACATGGTGCCTACAAACCCGTTGGTCTGAATAGAAAATATCCAAATATTGTTTCCTATGAAGGTGTAAAAGGTTTGGAAAATTACAAATGGACAGATGAGGAAGCAAATCCTCCGCATGATGTTACGATACCTTTCACTAGAATGGTCGTCGGGCCGATGGACTATACTCCAGGAGCGATGAGAAATGTAATTAAGAAAAATTATAAAGCAAATGTAGAAATGCCAATGAGTGAAGGTACTAGAGCACATCAAGTGGCTATGTATGCTGTGTATGAAAGTCCATTGCAGATGTTGGCAGACAATCCATCCAATTATTTAAAGGATTCTAGTTGTACAGCTTATATGACTAATTTTCCGACAACTTGGGATAGTACTGTGGCTATTGATGGAGATATAAAAGAGTTTGTTTTAGTGGCGCGTAAACATGGAAATAATTGGTATATCGGTGGGCTAAATAATTGGAATAAACGTGAACTAGATTTTAAATTGGATTTTTTGGATAAAAATACCAACTATAAAGTTCAGATATTTAAAGATGGTGTAAATGCAGATAAATTTGCCGAAGATTATATATTAGAAACTGCTCATTGGAAACAAAATGACGCTGTTCATATTTCTATGCAATCTGGTGGTGGTTGGTCGGCAATCTTGACAAAGGAGTAA
- a CDS encoding glycoside hydrolase family 127 protein — translation MSGLKWKSIVGVSLCVLPILSKAQKKDYAIQPVVFTNVNLTDQFWKPKIEVNANVTIPYILKMCREHGRIENFRKAAGLDKAGDKLTDFPFDDTDLYKLIEGASYSLQAHYNAELDRQLDTLIDIMGKAQESDGYLYTFRTAKVTHPHEWIGAKRWEKEEDLSHELYNSGHLFESAVAHYEATGKKKYLNIAIKNADLLVRSFGPGKVQVWPGHQIVEIGLVKMYRVTGNLDYLKLAKYFLDIRGPKFGKEYASEYSQSNIPVVQQTEAVGHAVRATYMYTGMADVAALTDDQDYLNAIDKLWDDVVYRKLYITGGIGATGAGEAFGKAYELPNMSAYAETCAAIANVYWNERMFLLHGDSKYIDVLEKTLYNGLLSGVSLSGNRFFYPNPLASMGQHDRSAWFACACCITNVARFMPSMPGYIYAQNNNEAYINLYAANKSSLKLANGDIQLEQVTEYPWNGKISVVVDPKKNKDFTLKLRIPGWAQDEVVPGDLYHFTENNSANKIAIYVNGKLQNYTIEKGYAVIKHSWKKGDKVSFDLPMPVEKVLANDKVTADNGLFAFQRGPVVYCLEGKDQPDSGVMNVVVDTATQFTPSYMPSKLNGIVELRGNGYVVARQSNSDELIKTNKEVVAIPYYSWNNRGAGEMEVWVPYSSAKAKPKPAPTIASKSIATGSSVSPLMLKALNDQYDPMDSHDNSVNYLHWWPAQNKPEWLEYKFDKAYSISESEVYWYNDKPWGGCDLPSAWHLEYLSEGKWLPVETTTDYTISKDKYDAVHFKPVTTTALKLVVQLPKEASAGVHEWKVK, via the coding sequence ATGAGTGGATTAAAATGGAAATCAATAGTTGGTGTGTCTTTGTGCGTGTTGCCTATTTTAAGTAAAGCACAGAAGAAGGATTATGCAATACAACCTGTGGTATTTACCAATGTCAATTTAACGGATCAATTTTGGAAACCTAAAATTGAGGTGAATGCCAACGTAACTATTCCTTACATTTTAAAAATGTGCCGCGAACATGGTAGGATTGAAAACTTTAGAAAAGCTGCTGGTTTGGATAAAGCAGGAGATAAATTGACTGATTTTCCTTTTGATGATACTGATTTATACAAATTGATTGAAGGTGCATCTTATAGTTTGCAAGCCCACTACAATGCGGAATTGGATAGACAATTGGATACTTTGATTGATATCATGGGAAAAGCGCAAGAGTCTGATGGCTATTTATATACATTCCGAACCGCAAAAGTTACGCATCCACATGAATGGATCGGCGCTAAAAGATGGGAAAAAGAAGAAGATTTGAGCCATGAACTATATAATTCTGGGCATTTATTCGAATCGGCTGTAGCGCACTATGAAGCTACAGGAAAAAAGAAATATTTGAATATTGCTATCAAAAATGCAGATTTATTAGTTCGTTCCTTTGGTCCTGGAAAAGTACAAGTGTGGCCAGGACACCAGATTGTAGAGATTGGTTTAGTCAAAATGTATCGAGTAACGGGTAATTTAGACTATTTAAAATTGGCAAAATACTTTTTGGATATTCGAGGACCTAAATTTGGAAAAGAATATGCCTCTGAATATAGTCAATCCAATATTCCAGTAGTACAGCAAACGGAAGCTGTAGGACATGCTGTACGTGCGACTTATATGTATACAGGTATGGCAGATGTTGCAGCGTTGACCGATGATCAAGATTATCTGAATGCAATTGATAAGCTTTGGGATGATGTAGTGTATCGCAAACTATATATTACTGGTGGTATCGGTGCCACAGGTGCAGGAGAAGCATTTGGTAAAGCATACGAATTGCCTAATATGAGTGCTTATGCCGAGACTTGTGCTGCTATTGCTAATGTTTATTGGAATGAAAGAATGTTCTTACTACATGGTGATTCCAAATATATTGACGTACTGGAAAAAACATTGTATAATGGTCTACTTTCAGGCGTTTCATTGAGTGGTAATCGTTTCTTTTATCCTAATCCATTGGCATCCATGGGACAACATGATCGTAGTGCATGGTTTGCCTGTGCTTGTTGTATTACCAATGTTGCTCGTTTTATGCCTTCCATGCCCGGTTATATTTATGCTCAGAATAATAATGAAGCCTACATTAACCTTTATGCCGCTAATAAATCTAGTTTGAAATTGGCAAATGGAGATATTCAATTAGAACAAGTGACAGAATATCCTTGGAATGGGAAAATAAGTGTAGTAGTAGACCCTAAGAAAAATAAAGATTTTACACTCAAATTAAGAATTCCAGGATGGGCGCAAGATGAAGTGGTGCCTGGTGACTTATATCATTTTACTGAGAATAATTCAGCAAATAAAATTGCTATTTATGTAAATGGAAAACTACAAAATTATACGATCGAAAAAGGTTATGCGGTAATTAAACATAGTTGGAAAAAAGGAGATAAGGTAAGCTTTGATTTGCCTATGCCCGTAGAAAAAGTTTTGGCGAATGATAAAGTAACTGCAGATAATGGCCTGTTTGCATTCCAAAGAGGTCCCGTAGTGTATTGCTTAGAAGGCAAAGATCAACCTGATAGTGGTGTTATGAATGTCGTTGTAGATACTGCAACACAATTTACACCAAGCTATATGCCATCCAAATTGAATGGAATAGTGGAATTAAGAGGAAATGGTTATGTAGTCGCTAGACAAAGCAATTCAGATGAATTGATTAAAACAAACAAAGAAGTAGTTGCGATTCCATACTATTCTTGGAATAATCGTGGAGCTGGTGAGATGGAAGTTTGGGTTCCGTATTCTAGTGCGAAAGCAAAACCAAAACCTGCGCCTACTATTGCGAGTAAAAGCATAGCAACTGGTTCTTCAGTGAGTCCATTGATGTTGAAGGCGTTGAATGATCAATATGATCCGATGGATTCTCATGATAATAGTGTTAACTATTTACATTGGTGGCCAGCACAGAATAAACCAGAATGGTTGGAATATAAATTTGATAAAGCTTATTCTATTTCAGAAAGTGAAGTGTATTGGTATAATGACAAACCTTGGGGAGGTTGTGATCTTCCTAGTGCATGGCATTTGGAATATTTAAGTGAGGGTAAATGGTTGCCTGTAGAAACGACAACGGACTATACTATTTCAAAAGATAAATATGATGCTGTTCATTTCAAACCGGTAACTACAACAGCGTTGAAATTGGTTGTTCAATTACCTAAAGAAGCTTCTGCAGGTGTTCATGAGTGGAAAGTTAAATAG